In Citrus sinensis cultivar Valencia sweet orange chromosome 2, DVS_A1.0, whole genome shotgun sequence, a single genomic region encodes these proteins:
- the LOC102612606 gene encoding oligopeptide transporter 3, with protein MATKTQTESSENPNGDSTEERCPIEEVALIVPETDDPTMPVMTFRAWFLGLTSCTLLIFLNTFFTFRTQPLTISAILMQIAVLPIGKFMARILPNKEFQVLGWRFSLNPGPFNIKEHVIITIFANCGVSFGGGDAYSIGAITVMKAYYKQSLNFLCGLLIVLTTQILGYGWAGMLRRYLVDPVEMWWPSNLAQVSLFRALHEKESKSKGLTRMQFFLIVLAASFAYYSLPGYLFPILTFFSWVCWAWPHSITAQQIGSGYHGLGIGAFTLDWAGISAYHGSPLVTPWTSILNVGIGFVMFIYIIVPLCYWKFDTFDARKFPIFSNQLFTSSGHKYDTTKILTPQYDLNIPAYNSYGKLYLSPLFALSIGSGFARFTSTLTHVALFHGSAILEQSRSAMKNMKLDVHARLMKSYKQVPQWWFYVLLLGSIGLSLLMSFVWKDEVQLQWWGMLFAFALAWIVTLPIGVIQATTNQQPGYDIIAQFMIGYVLPGKPIANLLFKIYGRISTIHALSFLSDLKLGHYMKIPPRCMYTAQLVGTIVSGVVNLGVAWWMLESIENICDVESLHPDSQWTCPKYRVTFDASVIWGLIGPRRLFGPGGMYRNLVWLFLVGAVLPVPVWVLSKVFPEKKWIPLINIPVISYGFAGMPPATPTNIASWLITGMIFNYFVFRYHKRWWQKYNYVLSAALDAGTAFMGVLLFFALQNNDINLKWWGTHVDHCPLATCPTAPGIAVEGCPVFK; from the exons ATGGCAACCAAGACTCAGACAGAAAGTAGTGAAAATCCAAACGGAGACTCAACAGAAGAGAGATGCCCGATTGAAGAAGTTGCCTTGATTGTGCCTGAAACTGACGATCCAACGATGCCAGTGATGACTTTTCGTGCATGGTTTCTTGGGTTAACTTCATGCACGTTGCTCATCTTTCTCAACACATTCTTCACATTCCGTACGCAGCCGCTCACAATTTCAGCAATCCTTATGCAAATTGCTGTGCTTCCAATTGGCAAGTTCATGGCCAGGATTCTTCCCAACAAGGAGTTTCAGGTTCTTGGTTGGAGGTTTAGCCTGAATCCTGGACCGTTTAACATTAAAGAGCATGTGATCATCACCATCTTTGCTAACTGTGGGGTGTCTTTTGGTGGGGGTGATGCCTACTCCATTGGTGCCATAACTGTTATGAAAGCTTATTATAAGCAAAGcttgaattttctttgtggGCTACTTATAGTCTTGACTACTCag aTATTGGGATATGGATGGGCTGGGATGCTGAGGAGGTACCTGGTTGATCCTGTGGAGATGTGGTGGCCTTCAAATCTTGCTCAGGTTTCTCTATTCAG AGCACTTCATGAAAAGGAATCGAAAAGCAAAGGATTAACGCGGATGCAATTTTTCCTAATTGTATTGGCAGCAAGCTTTGCTTATTATTCACTTCCTGGCTACCTGTTCCCGATCTTGACATTCTTCTCATGGGTTTGCTGGGCATGGCCTCACAGTATAACAGCACAGCAAATTGGTTCCGGTTATCATGGACTTGGTATTGGTGCATTTACACTTGACTGGGCTGGGATTTCAGCTTACCATGGCAGTCCCCTCGTGACACCGTGGACATCTATTCTTAATGTAGGGATTGGCTTTGTTATGTTCATCTACATAATTGTCCCTCTGTGTTACTGGAAGTTCGACACTTTTGATGCTCGAAAGTTCCCAATATTCTCTAATCAGCTGTTCACTTCTAGTGGGCACAAATATGATACCACCAAGATCTTGACACCACAGTATGATCTAAATATTCCTGCTTATAACAGTTATGGGAAGCTCTACCTTAGCCCCCTGTTTGCCTTGTCAATTGGATCAGGATTTGCAAGATTTACATCCACCCTCACTCATGTGGCTCTTTTTCATGGAAG TGCCATACTGGAGCAAAGCAGGTCGGCAATGAAGAATATGAAATTGGATGTCCATGCAAGACTGATGAAAAGTTACAAACAAGTGCCTCAATGGTGGTTCTATGTACTGTTACTGGGAAGTATTGGCCTTTCTCTATTGATGTCTTTTGTATGGAAAGATGAAGTGCAACTGCAATGGTGGGGAATGctctttgcttttgctttggCTTGGATTGTTACCCTTCCCATTGGGGTCATTCAAGCAACTACCAACCAG CAACCTGGATATGACATCATAGCACAATTCATGATTGGGTATGTTCTACCAGGAAAACCAATTGCAAATCTGCTTTTCAAGATTTACGGACGAATCAGTACCATCCATGCTCTATCTTTCTTATCTGACCTTAAACTTGGGCACTACATGAAAATTCCTCCACGGTGCATGTACACTGCTCAG CTGGTTGGTACTATAGTGTCTGGTGTGGTGAACCTTGGAGTGGCATGGTGGATGTTGGAGAGCATTGAGAACATTTGTGACGTCGAATCACTTCATCCCGACAGCCAATGGACTTGCCCCAAGTACAGAGTAACATTTGATGCTTCAGTAATATGGGGTCTGATTGGACCAAGACGGTTGTTTGGTCCTGGAGGAATGTACCGTAATTTGGTATGGCTATTCCTCGTAGGAGCCGTCTTGCCAGTTCCTGTTTGGGTACTGAGCAAAGTGTTCCCTGAAAAGAAATGGATTCCTTTGATAAACATTCCCGTTATATCCTATGGCTTTGCCGGAATGCCACCAGCAACTCCCACCAACATAGCAAGCTGGCTTATCACCGGAATGATCTTCAACTACTTTGTGTTCCGATACCACAAGCGTTGGTGGCAGAAGTATAACTATGTTCTGTCAGCAGCTCTGGATGCTGGAACAGCTTTCATGGGTGTTCTGTTGTTCTTTGCTTTGCAAAATaatgacataaatttgaagTGGTGGGGCACCCATGTTGATCACTGTCCTTTGGCTACATGTCCAACTGCACCAGGAATTGCAGTTGAAGGATGCCCTGTTTTTAAGTAG
- the LOC102612304 gene encoding SNF1-related protein kinase regulatory subunit beta-2 — MGNVNAREDGSNSPSGVEEGESNNSVQEEGIIVPDGLMGQSPPHSPRATHSPLMFTPQVPVVPLQRPDEMQIPNLSWMQTSSGYEDMGDGVGIPTMITWSHDGCEVAVEGSWDNWKTRIALQRSGKDFTIMKVLPSGVYQYRFLVDGLWKYAPDLPSTQDDDGNVYNILDLQEYVPDDLESISSFEPPQSPETSYNNLQLTAEDFAKEPPLVPPHLQMTLLNVPASYMEIPPPLSRPQHVVLNHLYMQKGKSGPSVVALGSTHRFLAKYVTVVLYKSMQR, encoded by the exons atggggAATGTGAATGCAAGAGAAGATGGAAGTAATAGTCCATCTGGGGTTGAAGAAGGAGAAAGTAACAATAGTGTTCAAGAAGAGGGCATAATTGTGCCAGATGGATTGATGGGTCAATCACCTCCTCACAGCCCTAGAGCCACTCACTCTCCTCTCATGTTCACTCCTCAG GTCCCAGTGGTTCCATTGCAAAGACCTGATGAGATGCAAATTCCTAATCTGTCCTGGATGCAAACTTCTTCTGGTTATGAGGACATGGGTGACGGGGTAGGAATTCCAACAATGATCACCTGGAGCCACGATGGCTGTGAAGTAGCAGTTGAGGGATCATGGGATAACTGGAAAACAAG AATTGCCTTGCAGAGATCAGGGAAAGACTTCACTATTATGAAAGTACTGCCATCAGGTGTTTATCAGTATAGATTTCTTGTTGATGGACTATGGAAGTACGCCCCAGACTTGCCTTCGACCCAAGATGATGATGGCAATGTTTACAACATCTTAGACTTGCAG GAATATGTTCCAGATGACCTTGAAAGCATATCTAGTTTTGAGCCTCCTCAGTCTCCAGAGACGAGCTACAACAACTTGCAACTGACTGCTGAGGATTTTGCAAAGGAACCGCCATTGGTTCCTCCACACCTTCAAATGACACTGCTCAATGTGCCTGCATCATACATGGAAATTCCTCCTCCTTTGTCAAGACCTCAACATGTGGTCCTTAACCATCTCTATATGCAAAAAGGGAAAAGTGGCCCGTCTGTGGTGGCACTTGGTTCAACACATCGATTTTTAGCCAAATATGTGACGGTGGTGCTCTATAAGTCTATGCAGAGGTGA